In Podarcis raffonei isolate rPodRaf1 chromosome 8, rPodRaf1.pri, whole genome shotgun sequence, the genomic window CAAAGCAGTTTGTTCTGCACCCCTGACTTTCCTTAGCTGTTGTAATTTATGTGTTATGTTTGAGCTTTCGCATGGCATAAAAGCCACTATCAGAAATGTAACAGAATAGAGTAGAAATTTAGTACTCATTTCCAGGCTAATTTcttccagaaagaaaaaaaatccatttgcaggcCTATTAACTCAGAGAATTGTGGGATAAGAGCAATGAAATTTGGGACACTattctgggtgtgtgtgtatgggtgtgggtgtgtaaaaaggcaaaggacccctggacggttacatccagtcaaaggtgactatggggttgcggcgctcatcttgctttcaggctgagggagctggcgtttgtccacagacaactttctgggtcctgtggccagaatgacaagaccgcttctggcacaatgggacacacCACAAtgagagcacatggaaacaccgtttaccttctcgccgcagcagtacctatttatctacttgcattgcatgctttcaaactcctaggttggcagaagctggggcagagcaacgggagctcactacatcatggggattcgaaccgccaaccttccaatcggcaagcccaagaggctcagtgatttagaccacagctgaAAGCCCTATGCCACTGTTGGGAACaggttccacagcttaggggctgctGCAATACAGATGGAATTGGTACTCCAAAGTTGGTACTTCAACTACCCTGGTTCCAAAAAATTTAGGGCTTTATAAGGGTCACCATCGGCACTTTAAACTGGGACCAGCCCGCCTTTAAATTCATTTTGCTACAATTCCGCATCAATCTGGCTTGTCTCCAtgatggcttcttcttttttaaaaaatgaaaattgatgtggaaatgtcaaagactggaaaaaatgagaacttGAGGCAGACTAAAACTGGCAGATTTCACCCGTCCCTAATTGCGGCACCAAACCGCCCAGCGCCCTCATAACACCAATATTGATCGATTCATGTGCGGGCTCtgaatttcctctctctttcctcctgaaATCCATTACTTTTATTCAACAAAACAACGATAATGAAACTCAGTCCCAGGAAAGCATTGCTGAGGGATGAGTCACTGCAGCAGCATCCATTAAGGTGCATTATGTGGGGCGGCTCATTGGCCAGTAGAGCTCTCTGTGAATTAGAAAAAGGTTCCTGGGTGACTGAGCTTTGCTGGACTGAGAACAGCCTTTTAAAGCCCTTTAAAGAGCACTGGATTTTACACTACCACTCCATCTAGTGGCTTTTCATGGTTTCAGAGAAGAGctttcccagccttaccaggACCCACTGGGAATTAGAGCCCATAATTTCTGCCTATGCTCTGGCAACCTCTAAGTTAGACTTCAAGGACATGCCTTGATTTTATGCATTCACTCTTAAGTACTGATCTTAACTGTGATTTCTGCACCTTTGTGAAAGTTTGGGTTGCCTTGTCTGCTGTCTTATTCTGCTGTGGTTTGTGGACCTTttgagttagagttagaagaaaATGTTTATGTGTTcttgttaataataatacaacatgaTCACATGTCACTTTTGTTACTCCTGGTGTTTATTTTCACTGAGGAAAACAGAGAATTCCTCCTGGAAAGGCTAAACTGCATTCAGAGAAAGTGGCGAGTGGATAAAAGACAGGCATAAATGAATGCAGAGGAGATGGAATCCCATGCAGGTCCCTTTCATGAGATGATCTTCAGCAGCAGGAGCCCAGAAAAGATTGGCAGGAGGAGCCCGGAGGATCGAGATCCCATAGAATGTGTGCATTCAGCCACCTGGACAGCTTCAGACGACATGGGACGGAAATTTGTGGCTTCGCCTTCTATTGCCGCACAGGTGTACTTTGTAGTGCAGCCCATCATGGTCCGGTCAACGTGGGTTCCATCTGCACGTGGGAGACAAGATGGGTTGCTAGGGGAACCATTGCCGCTTGCCTCTGTATCCCAAACCACTCTGCCCAGCCTGCTTGAGAGGAAGGGTTCCCTTTTACTCAAAGTCCAGTTGGACACAGAGGAGTGGCGCTCAGGCAGGCCGATCTTTCCAGAGCTCTTGTGAAAATGAAGTGTTGCTTCCAACTAGACCACATTcccgccatacatttaaagccctgtgataccactttaaacagcccccctcccaaagaagtctgggagctgtagtttctgaaGAGGGCTGAGAGGTGTTAGGGAATCCCTGTTTCCCCTCCAAGGGGCTACAATGCCGGGAGTTCCCTGTGAAGGGAGAtggattgctaaaccactctggggactgtagttctgtgaggggaatagcggCATCCAAACAactctttaagaaactacagtccCACCCCACGCAACAATCACAAGCTGTGGCACACTTGCACCATTTAAATGACACCTCGAATATTTTATTGGGACAACCAAAGGGACTTCTCCccctaggatttggctcctaCTATGGCAGAAGAGAATAGGCAGCAGCGATAAATATGTATTTAACAGTAGCAACCTTAGTGGGCTGCAGTTCATGAAAGCTTgtatgataataaataaatacacaagtcTTCAAACACTCTATAAGTTTCTTTATGGGTTTAAATGCAAAAGACAAACACAGGGGCTACTCTGGAAATTATTTGTTAATGACATGTATCCAGAGCTACATCCTCTGGATGGtttgcaataatttttttaaaaaaaccaaatatatataacatgttttttggggaggaggggacaCGACAAAGCAATACAGTGTGTTAAAAGTAGCCCACATAAAAACCAGCACCACCAGCATAGATGCATTctaaaactgcattttaaaaaaacacagctaagaagaagaagaagagtttggatttgatatcccactttatcactacccaaaggagtctcaaagcggctaacattctccttgcccttcctccccaacaacaaacactctgtgaggtgagtggggctgagagacttcaaagaagtgtgactagcccaaggtcacccagcagctgcatgtggaggactggggaagcgaacccggttccccagattatgagtccaccgctcttaaccactacaccacactggctaaaagAATTTGCCCCAAGGACTAAGAGATGCTCAAAGGACTGGGAGAATGAAAAGGTTGTCAGGTCACAACCAAAAGATCTGAACACTGATGTCATCCGAGCCTCCTCTCAGATATCAGCCACCACATCTTGCAGGTGTGGGTGGATAAGGACCTCTGGAAAAGATCTGCACAGCCCAGACAGATTTATAAAGGGAGTAAATTTGGTGCAGAGGTTAGTGAGCCAGGTTAGGACCTGGGAAAGCTGGGTTAAAGTCCCAACTCAGCTGTGAAAACGTGCTTGGTGATTAAGCCAGTTGCTGTCTCTCGACCTGTCCTCCCTCAGAAGCCTGTTGTGTTAAtgaaatggggagaggggaattgttcgccaccttgagctctttcaAGGAAAGCTGGGGTATAAGTATGAAAAGGCATACCAGTAAAACCAGTGGCTCGACACTGGATGTCTTTCCCCCCTTTGCTATGGTTTATAGCTAGGCAAATAAAATAGTTACTGCTTGTGACTGTAATactaacagtagtagtagtagtagtagtaatgaggCAATCATTCAGATAAGCCAGCCGGAGCCATCCAGGTTTTGCTCTGTCTACCCAGCAAAATGCCCCTGCCATGAATCTCATCCCACCTACCAGATAGAGGAGAAGCAGAATGACTGCATAGGAAACCACTTACTGGTATCTACATGTGAGGTTATCTTAAAGCAGCTCGTTTCCATTCCAGTGCAATTGGCCATCTCTGTCTTGCATGACTCCTTCCATTCATGGCAGGCAGGACACATTACTCCGTTGGATCGAGTCTGTACTGGTATCACTGAAAGAagagggcatggggggggggagagaagcatttGTCCGTCATCTCATCAGAGGAGGAGGTAATACACAGACAAAGGTTTTATGCTCACAACCACTTTCAGGGGCGCCAACTTGCCCCCCACTTTGAGGGGCCCCGGTGTCACTTGGCAACATATGAA contains:
- the LOC128418449 gene encoding phospholipase A2 inhibitor and Ly6/PLAUR domain-containing protein-like — protein: MQTLLKLSLFLALVTSGASLECETCFSNETTCAGDKKTCSGTEETCIVILTESTVDGPSVTKVEKRCSTMSQCSMPPFYFTLGAGRRVRQSWVCCTDDCDKVVPVLIPVQTRSNGVMCPACHEWKESCKTEMANCTGMETSCFKITSHVDTNGTHVDRTMMGCTTKYTCAAIEGEATNFRPMSSEAVQVAECTHSMGSRSSGLLLPIFSGLLLLKIIS